One segment of Pleomorphomonas sp. PLEO DNA contains the following:
- a CDS encoding GntR family transcriptional regulator → MSDPAPSQSSLIVFLRVALGRHTSGVIYRDLAAGLRQAITEGVLGIGDVLPGERDFAEAISVSRTSVRKAIEALVGDGVLIRRHGARTAVAERVEKPLSALTSFSEDMRSRGIEPGMTWISREVGSASPAEIMALHLSMGARVCRLKRLRTGDGMPMAIEHAVVPADVLDDPEVVTGSLYDVLAERHRRPVRALQRLRAAVAGAEEGRLLHLEIGAPLLVAERRCFTADGTPVEFTRTYYCGERYDFLVELRAQEVV, encoded by the coding sequence ATGTCAGACCCAGCGCCAAGCCAGTCCTCGCTTATTGTTTTTCTCCGCGTTGCCCTCGGTCGGCATACCAGCGGTGTCATTTACCGCGACCTTGCGGCGGGGCTGCGGCAGGCGATCACCGAGGGGGTGCTTGGCATTGGCGATGTTCTGCCCGGCGAGCGGGATTTCGCCGAGGCGATCTCCGTCTCCCGCACCTCGGTGCGCAAAGCCATTGAGGCGCTGGTCGGCGACGGCGTGCTGATTCGCCGCCATGGTGCACGCACCGCCGTGGCCGAGCGCGTCGAAAAACCGCTATCGGCGCTGACCTCCTTCTCGGAGGACATGCGCTCGCGCGGCATCGAGCCTGGCATGACCTGGATCAGCCGCGAGGTCGGATCTGCCTCGCCGGCCGAAATCATGGCGTTGCACCTGTCGATGGGGGCTCGCGTCTGCCGCCTCAAACGCCTCAGGACCGGCGACGGCATGCCGATGGCCATCGAGCACGCCGTGGTGCCGGCCGACGTCCTTGACGACCCTGAGGTGGTCACCGGTTCGCTCTACGACGTGCTTGCCGAGCGGCATCGCAGGCCCGTCAGGGCGTTGCAACGCCTGCGCGCCGCCGTGGCAGGTGCCGAGGAAGGCCGTCTGCTCCATCTTGAGATCGGCGCGCCGCTCTTGGTCGCCGAACGCCGCTGTTTCACCGCCGATGGCACGCCGGTGGAGTTCACGCGCACTTACTATTGCGGTGAGCGCTACGACTTCCTCGTGGAGTTGCGCGCGCAGGAGGTGGTGTGA
- a CDS encoding putative N-acetylmannosamine-6-phosphate 2-epimerase, producing MSDCLKRFASSLVVSCQPVPEGPLDHPDQVVGFALAALASGGRGLRIEGIANLKAVRAATDAPIIGLIKRDLDTSPIRITPFLDDVAALADAGADIIAFDATDRVRPVAVAELCKAVHAYGKLAMADISNIEEAKAAVALGVDVVGTTMSGYTGGPEPSDPDFPLLAAAVRLGRPVIAEGRIRVPEQAAEAIRLGAHGVVVGSAITRPEHITHWFADAISAARAASAQPALAFDLGGTKTLVALVDGDRVIEVSERTTDRHLDPSDWCDAIAELAAPWRGRYGAIGGAVTGVVHGGRWSALNPGTLAVSTGYPLADALMSRFGQPVVLHNDAQAAAWGEYRFGAGAGRDLLFVTVSTGIGGGAVIGGRLLTGRGGVAGSVGLTQETTGVPLETLASGRFLAEAATALGHAVDAPAVFAAAARGDEWATAIVDRSADVVARLFENLQLLFDPAVMVVGGGVGLADGYRERLEARLAHLPPHLKPEIRAAALGKSAGVIGAADLARRTL from the coding sequence GTGTCCGACTGCCTCAAGCGCTTTGCCTCATCGCTCGTCGTTTCCTGTCAGCCGGTGCCTGAGGGGCCGCTCGACCACCCCGATCAGGTGGTTGGTTTTGCGCTGGCAGCGCTGGCCTCCGGTGGTCGAGGCCTTCGCATCGAAGGGATCGCCAATCTCAAGGCCGTCAGAGCGGCGACGGATGCGCCGATCATCGGGCTCATCAAGCGAGATCTTGATACCTCACCCATCCGAATCACGCCCTTCCTCGACGACGTCGCGGCGCTTGCGGATGCCGGCGCCGACATCATCGCCTTCGACGCGACCGACCGCGTCCGTCCGGTCGCCGTCGCCGAGCTTTGCAAAGCCGTGCACGCCTACGGCAAGCTTGCCATGGCCGATATCTCGAATATCGAGGAAGCGAAGGCGGCGGTCGCGCTCGGCGTCGATGTCGTCGGTACCACCATGTCCGGCTACACCGGTGGCCCGGAACCGTCCGATCCAGATTTTCCGCTGCTTGCCGCCGCCGTTCGGCTCGGGCGCCCGGTGATTGCCGAGGGGCGTATCCGTGTGCCGGAGCAGGCGGCGGAGGCGATCCGGCTCGGCGCGCATGGTGTCGTCGTCGGTTCGGCCATCACCCGTCCCGAGCACATCACCCATTGGTTCGCCGATGCCATCAGCGCGGCGCGCGCGGCGTCTGCCCAGCCGGCGCTGGCCTTCGACCTCGGCGGTACTAAAACGCTGGTTGCGTTGGTGGATGGCGACCGCGTCATCGAGGTCAGCGAACGGACCACCGACCGCCACCTTGATCCCTCCGATTGGTGCGATGCCATCGCCGAACTGGCCGCTCCCTGGCGCGGTCGCTACGGTGCCATCGGTGGCGCTGTGACCGGCGTCGTGCATGGCGGCCGCTGGTCGGCGCTCAATCCGGGTACACTGGCGGTATCCACAGGTTATCCACTGGCCGACGCACTGATGAGCCGCTTCGGCCAACCAGTGGTGCTCCATAACGACGCTCAGGCTGCAGCCTGGGGCGAATACCGTTTTGGTGCCGGCGCCGGCCGCGACCTCCTGTTCGTGACCGTCTCCACAGGTATCGGTGGCGGCGCCGTCATCGGCGGTCGGTTGCTCACCGGTCGGGGCGGTGTCGCCGGCTCGGTCGGCCTCACTCAGGAAACGACGGGCGTTCCGCTCGAAACGCTGGCGAGCGGCCGCTTCCTGGCCGAAGCGGCCACAGCACTCGGTCATGCCGTTGACGCGCCGGCCGTCTTCGCCGCCGCTGCGCGTGGCGATGAGTGGGCGACCGCCATCGTCGATCGTTCGGCCGATGTCGTGGCGCGGCTCTTTGAGAACCTGCAACTGCTGTTCGATCCGGCCGTCATGGTCGTGGGTGGCGGCGTCGGCCTCGCCGATGGCTACCGCGAGCGCCTTGAGGCGCGACTGGCGCATTTGCCGCCACATCTGAAGCCCGAGATCCGCGCCGCGGCTCTCGGAAAATCCGCTGGCGTGATCGGCGCCGCCGATCTCGCCCGTCGCACATTATAA
- a CDS encoding sugar ABC transporter substrate-binding protein, producing MTRLKTLLTSAALFAALGVTGAMAEVTVLGWPGGPEEAGLRKAADAYNTTASDADKVKLIFFNRDGFFDKLAADLAAGSTDFDVNLLATYALGRYTPFMDPITLPDASKATFPEKVLATMQYEGKQYGIPTDLSLHFMYYRTDLIEKLLSDADWKAKYGEISEKYLGKKLEPKDPDAWTWDDWMATALFFTKSINSDSPTRYGTVLQMKNLLFNMMVWHSAARAQGGDWMNDKGEITVDSPAFRTALDIYKKLYDDGTSPKDSTTYEFAEANAAFGAGQAATMLQWNAAFGDLDNKEKTPAVAGKIGTVAPPAGPEGRFTHIHGLGLGINKASKNKDGAVKFLNWLGTPDAMEIYAKAGGSPALSDAVVAKVSAERPDLVKLGQYAGSYGFVMHGGTAAKALQVYELQAKEFTAYWSGGKSLDDALAATKSGMADLLKP from the coding sequence ATGACGCGACTGAAAACCCTTCTGACCAGTGCCGCCCTGTTCGCGGCGCTGGGAGTAACCGGGGCCATGGCTGAGGTGACCGTGCTCGGATGGCCGGGTGGGCCGGAAGAAGCTGGTCTGCGCAAGGCGGCCGATGCTTACAACACCACGGCATCCGATGCCGACAAGGTGAAGCTGATTTTCTTCAATCGCGATGGCTTCTTCGACAAGCTGGCCGCCGACCTAGCCGCCGGCTCGACCGACTTCGACGTCAACCTTCTCGCCACCTACGCGCTCGGCCGCTACACGCCGTTCATGGACCCGATCACCCTGCCGGACGCGTCCAAGGCGACCTTCCCCGAGAAGGTGCTGGCCACGATGCAGTATGAAGGCAAGCAGTACGGCATCCCGACGGACCTGTCGCTGCACTTCATGTACTACCGCACCGACCTCATCGAGAAGCTGCTCTCCGACGCCGACTGGAAAGCCAAATACGGCGAGATCTCAGAGAAGTATCTCGGCAAGAAGCTTGAGCCCAAGGACCCGGACGCCTGGACCTGGGACGACTGGATGGCAACAGCGCTGTTCTTCACCAAGTCGATCAACTCCGACAGCCCGACCCGCTATGGCACGGTCCTTCAGATGAAGAACCTGTTGTTCAACATGATGGTCTGGCATTCGGCCGCTCGCGCTCAGGGTGGCGACTGGATGAACGACAAGGGTGAGATCACTGTCGACAGCCCCGCCTTCCGCACGGCGCTCGACATCTACAAGAAGCTCTACGACGACGGCACTTCGCCCAAGGATTCGACCACTTACGAGTTTGCCGAGGCCAACGCCGCCTTTGGTGCCGGCCAAGCGGCGACCATGCTGCAGTGGAACGCCGCTTTCGGTGACCTCGATAACAAGGAAAAGACGCCGGCCGTGGCCGGCAAGATCGGTACCGTTGCGCCGCCCGCCGGACCGGAGGGTCGCTTTACCCACATCCACGGCCTTGGTCTTGGCATCAACAAGGCCTCCAAGAACAAGGACGGCGCGGTCAAGTTCCTGAATTGGCTGGGTACGCCCGATGCCATGGAGATCTACGCCAAGGCCGGCGGTTCGCCGGCGCTCAGCGACGCCGTGGTGGCCAAGGTCAGTGCCGAGCGACCCGATCTCGTCAAGCTCGGCCAGTATGCCGGCTCCTACGGCTTCGTCATGCACGGCGGCACGGCGGCCAAAGCGTTGCAGGTCTATGAGCTGCAGGCCAAGGAGTTCACCGCCTACTGGTCCGGCGGCAAGTCGCTGGACGACGCGCTCGCCGCTACCAAGAGCGGCATGGCCGACCTCCTGAAGCCCTGA
- a CDS encoding carbohydrate ABC transporter permease codes for MPRTSRFEGRLLIAPLTAFLIALLGFPLVLDIIYSVSRVGFENIRAPELIGFSNYAKAVADPEFWAAAWFSLRFGLIVAVIQVVAGLGLAVFLAPLFAKRPWLIAFLMLPMMVAPALVGLMYRLILHEFVGAVPYYLLEWYGDFPAFLGRDWAFTTLVTIETLQWTPFALLILHSSYAAVSPDIREAASLDGARGRRLFLNIDLPLMMPAIGITFFLRFIDSFRVFDNLYTLVGPGAGGSTTSMSIYIYQAFFKVGDIGLAVAASMLLLAASFVVLWVINGLTARKAPL; via the coding sequence ATGCCGCGGACTTCCCGTTTCGAGGGGCGCCTTCTGATCGCCCCGCTCACGGCCTTCCTGATCGCCCTTCTGGGGTTCCCGCTTGTTCTCGACATCATCTATTCGGTTTCTCGTGTCGGTTTCGAGAACATCCGCGCGCCCGAACTGATCGGCTTCTCCAACTATGCCAAGGCGGTTGCTGATCCGGAGTTCTGGGCCGCCGCCTGGTTCTCGTTGCGCTTCGGGCTGATCGTTGCCGTCATCCAGGTGGTCGCCGGTCTGGGGCTCGCGGTGTTCCTGGCCCCGTTGTTTGCCAAGCGGCCCTGGCTGATCGCCTTTCTGATGCTGCCGATGATGGTGGCGCCGGCGCTGGTCGGCTTGATGTACCGACTGATCCTGCATGAGTTCGTCGGCGCGGTGCCCTATTATCTCCTTGAATGGTATGGCGATTTTCCGGCCTTTCTCGGCCGCGATTGGGCTTTCACGACACTGGTCACCATCGAGACGCTGCAGTGGACGCCGTTCGCTCTGCTGATCCTGCATTCGTCCTACGCGGCGGTTTCGCCGGATATTCGCGAGGCGGCATCGCTGGACGGTGCGCGCGGACGGCGGCTGTTCCTCAACATCGACCTGCCACTGATGATGCCGGCCATCGGCATCACCTTCTTTCTTCGCTTCATCGATAGCTTCAGGGTGTTCGACAATCTCTACACCCTGGTTGGCCCCGGTGCCGGTGGCTCCACCACATCGATGAGCATCTATATCTATCAGGCCTTCTTCAAGGTCGGTGATATCGGCCTTGCCGTCGCTGCCTCGATGCTGCTGCTGGCTGCCTCCTTCGTGGTGTTGTGGGTGATCAATGGGCTGACGGCCAGAAAGGCGCCGCTATGA
- a CDS encoding carbohydrate ABC transporter permease codes for MRKLLVNALRWLVFAAAVIILNFPVIATLVTSLKSEAEIMTNASLIIEAPTLDNYAAVFAMADRFDILHFLTNSLVASLIGSVLAIFLAFPAAYAMARFGVGRSWLLPLAVNLRAVPLIIFAIPIYLMYQQVGLLDTRFGLALILCLVNVPLVLVLFASSIADLPLEIEEAGRVDGAGTLRLLIYVVAPMSLNVIAASSVLAFIYSWNEFLFGLMLTTNNATPVSVGASFFFAASGGGVRWGVAAAVMILATLPPLVLGLLMYRQIGRSMTAGAVKG; via the coding sequence ATGAGAAAGCTCCTCGTCAACGCCCTGCGCTGGCTGGTGTTCGCCGCCGCCGTCATCATCCTGAACTTCCCGGTGATCGCCACGCTGGTGACCTCGCTGAAGAGCGAGGCGGAGATCATGACCAACGCCTCGCTGATCATCGAGGCGCCGACGCTCGACAACTATGCCGCCGTGTTCGCCATGGCCGACCGCTTCGACATCCTGCATTTCCTGACGAACAGTCTCGTGGCTTCGTTGATCGGCTCGGTGCTTGCCATTTTCCTGGCCTTTCCCGCCGCCTATGCCATGGCTCGCTTCGGGGTCGGGCGGAGCTGGCTGCTGCCGCTTGCCGTCAATCTCCGGGCGGTGCCGCTGATCATCTTCGCCATTCCGATCTACCTGATGTACCAGCAGGTCGGTCTGCTCGACACGCGGTTCGGCCTTGCCCTCATCCTCTGTCTCGTCAACGTGCCGCTGGTTCTGGTGCTGTTCGCTTCGTCTATCGCCGACTTGCCGCTGGAGATCGAGGAGGCCGGCCGCGTCGATGGTGCCGGCACGCTGCGGCTTCTCATCTATGTGGTGGCGCCGATGTCGCTCAACGTCATCGCTGCGTCGTCCGTGCTGGCCTTCATCTATTCCTGGAACGAGTTCCTGTTTGGGCTGATGTTGACGACCAACAACGCGACGCCGGTGTCGGTTGGCGCTTCCTTCTTCTTCGCGGCCTCCGGTGGAGGCGTGCGCTGGGGTGTCGCCGCCGCCGTGATGATCCTGGCGACGCTGCCGCCCCTCGTCCTTGGCCTGTTGATGTATCGCCAGATCGGCCGGTCGATGACCGCCGGTGCCGTCAAGGGCTGA
- a CDS encoding ABC transporter ATP-binding protein, whose product MAEIEFKSVAKSFGKVGVIAGLDLKVDDGEFIVFVGPSGCGKSTALRMIAGLEETTSGDIRIAGRSMTGLAPSDRNVAMVFQSYALYPHMTVAGNIGFPLKMAGRPAAEIAAQVREAADILDLGPYLDRRPAQLSGGQRQRVALGRAIVRHPDVFLFDEPLSNLDADLRVSMRGEIMRLRERIRATMIYVTHDQTEAMTMGDRIAVFAPLKDGHARNLMQVGKPEELYERPANLFVARFLGSPKMNLIELDQGQAPAFGNLELGARPTGHEGTLLLGVRPEDIRLAEAGAPGLAGRIRLVEALGAEYYVHVETQAGELIVRVMDKHLRPAPDDTVALQPAPGSFHLFDKATGIRIGA is encoded by the coding sequence ATGGCCGAGATCGAGTTCAAGTCCGTCGCCAAATCCTTCGGCAAAGTTGGCGTCATTGCCGGCCTCGATCTCAAGGTCGACGATGGCGAATTCATCGTTTTCGTCGGGCCATCCGGCTGTGGCAAATCGACGGCGCTCAGGATGATCGCCGGCCTTGAGGAAACGACTTCGGGCGATATCCGGATAGCCGGCCGCTCCATGACAGGTCTCGCGCCGTCGGACCGCAATGTCGCCATGGTGTTCCAGAGCTACGCGCTCTATCCGCACATGACGGTCGCCGGCAATATCGGCTTTCCGCTGAAAATGGCCGGGCGGCCGGCCGCCGAGATCGCCGCGCAGGTGCGGGAGGCGGCCGACATTCTCGACCTCGGTCCCTACCTCGATCGTCGGCCGGCCCAACTGTCCGGCGGCCAGCGCCAGCGCGTTGCCTTGGGGCGCGCCATCGTCCGCCATCCCGACGTCTTCCTGTTCGACGAGCCGCTATCCAACCTCGACGCCGATCTCCGCGTGTCGATGCGCGGCGAGATCATGCGCCTGCGCGAACGCATCCGCGCCACCATGATCTATGTGACGCACGACCAGACCGAGGCGATGACCATGGGCGACCGCATCGCGGTCTTCGCGCCCCTCAAAGACGGCCATGCCCGCAACCTGATGCAGGTCGGCAAACCGGAGGAGCTTTACGAGCGGCCGGCCAATCTGTTCGTCGCCCGCTTCCTCGGTTCGCCGAAAATGAACCTGATCGAGCTTGATCAGGGGCAGGCGCCGGCTTTCGGCAACCTGGAACTCGGAGCGCGCCCAACGGGTCACGAGGGCACGCTCCTTCTTGGTGTTCGCCCAGAGGATATCCGTCTGGCCGAGGCCGGCGCTCCGGGGCTGGCTGGTCGCATACGGTTGGTGGAGGCGCTAGGGGCCGAATATTATGTCCACGTCGAGACCCAAGCCGGTGAACTCATCGTGCGCGTCATGGACAAGCACCTTCGCCCCGCCCCGGACGACACCGTGGCGTTGCAGCCGGCGCCCGGCTCCTTCCACCTGTTCGACAAGGCGACAGGCATCCGTATTGGCGCCTGA
- a CDS encoding cytochrome b, which translates to MTNNQSTLFDHPDGYGPVSRALHWLMAALFAWQFLSASLHAVDREMPLTRFFWPWHMSVGFLLLVAVVLRGIWALINLGNRPAHPTGLLGTAARLGHLALYLLMLAVPLLATLRAYGSGRGLTVFNTQIFAGASERIPALVEPASALHGLLGWALLVLVAGHIVMALAHAFVWREDTLSRMLRGRPAPMARPK; encoded by the coding sequence TTGACGAACAACCAATCCACGCTGTTTGACCACCCCGACGGCTACGGCCCTGTCAGCCGCGCTCTTCATTGGCTGATGGCCGCATTGTTCGCCTGGCAGTTCCTCTCAGCCTCCCTGCATGCTGTCGACCGGGAAATGCCCCTCACGCGTTTCTTCTGGCCCTGGCACATGTCAGTCGGCTTCCTGTTGCTGGTGGCCGTCGTCCTGCGCGGCATCTGGGCGTTGATCAATCTTGGCAACCGGCCAGCCCACCCCACCGGCCTTCTCGGCACCGCGGCCCGTTTGGGGCATCTGGCGCTCTATCTGCTGATGCTGGCTGTGCCACTGCTTGCCACGCTGAGAGCCTACGGCAGCGGCCGTGGCCTTACGGTTTTCAACACTCAGATCTTTGCCGGAGCCAGCGAACGTATCCCGGCGTTGGTGGAACCGGCCAGCGCGCTCCACGGCCTCCTCGGCTGGGCATTGCTCGTGCTGGTCGCTGGCCATATCGTCATGGCTCTCGCCCACGCCTTTGTCTGGCGAGAAGACACGCTATCGCGCATGCTGCGTGGCCGGCCGGCGCCGATGGCCAGACCCAAATAG
- a CDS encoding DUF3329 domain-containing protein produces MKRVSDLNHPFYRPLWRRVTLVAVTGLWASYENFVTKDPMWMVLTAGIFVYAAWVFLIKWVDPEDKPAEITSAASDKPLVVEQNDETVDRR; encoded by the coding sequence ATGAAGCGCGTTTCCGATCTAAATCACCCCTTCTATCGACCACTTTGGCGTCGCGTGACGCTGGTCGCCGTTACCGGGCTCTGGGCGAGTTACGAGAATTTCGTGACCAAAGACCCGATGTGGATGGTGCTGACCGCCGGCATATTCGTCTATGCCGCCTGGGTTTTCCTCATCAAATGGGTCGATCCCGAGGATAAACCGGCGGAAATCACCAGCGCTGCGAGCGACAAGCCGCTTGTTGTCGAGCAAAACGACGAGACCGTCGACCGGCGCTGA
- the msrB gene encoding peptide-methionine (R)-S-oxide reductase MsrB, producing the protein MTAETFPFTRTDEEWRRLLTDEQYRIMRGHGTEAPGSCSLLYEKRRGAFHCAGCDTPLFASNDKFESGTGWPSFNDPEPGSVETTVDRSHFMVRTEVHCANCGSHLGHVFDDGPPPTGLRYCINGLALAFRPSD; encoded by the coding sequence ATGACCGCAGAAACTTTTCCCTTCACCCGGACCGACGAAGAGTGGCGGCGCCTGCTCACGGATGAGCAATATCGCATCATGCGCGGCCACGGCACCGAGGCGCCCGGCAGTTGCTCGCTTCTATACGAGAAGCGGCGCGGAGCGTTCCATTGTGCCGGATGCGATACCCCGCTGTTCGCCTCGAACGACAAGTTCGAGAGCGGCACCGGCTGGCCAAGCTTCAACGATCCGGAACCGGGTTCCGTCGAGACGACGGTCGATCGCAGTCATTTCATGGTGCGAACCGAGGTGCACTGCGCCAATTGCGGCTCGCACCTCGGCCATGTGTTCGACGACGGTCCGCCACCGACCGGTCTGCGCTATTGCATCAACGGCCTAGCGCTGGCTTTCCGGCCATCCGACTGA
- the ppa gene encoding inorganic diphosphatase encodes MRIDAVPIGINPPEDINVIIEVPLGGEPIKYEMDKAAGAMYVDRFLYTAMHYPGNYGFVPHTLSDDGDPIDVMVVNTRAIVPGAIMNCRPIGVLKMEDESGHDEKIIAVPSTKLTTRYSKIRTIQDLPEITVQQIEHFFEHYKDLEPGKWVKVTGWGGVDEAGELILAAIAKGKPGANIDV; translated from the coding sequence ATGCGCATCGACGCCGTTCCCATCGGCATTAACCCGCCCGAGGACATCAACGTCATCATTGAGGTGCCGCTCGGTGGCGAACCCATCAAGTACGAAATGGATAAGGCAGCCGGCGCCATGTACGTCGACCGCTTCCTCTACACGGCGATGCATTATCCCGGAAACTACGGCTTCGTTCCGCATACCCTGTCGGACGACGGCGACCCGATCGACGTCATGGTGGTCAACACCCGCGCCATCGTGCCGGGCGCCATCATGAACTGCCGGCCGATCGGCGTCCTCAAGATGGAAGACGAGAGCGGCCACGATGAGAAGATCATCGCCGTTCCCTCGACCAAGCTGACCACGCGCTATTCAAAGATCAGGACGATCCAGGACCTGCCCGAAATCACCGTTCAGCAGATCGAGCACTTCTTCGAGCACTACAAGGATCTCGAGCCCGGCAAATGGGTGAAGGTGACCGGCTGGGGCGGCGTCGATGAAGCGGGAGAGTTGATCCTCGCGGCGATTGCCAAGGGCAAACCTGGCGCCAACATCGACGTCTGA
- a CDS encoding N-acetyltransferase family protein — MSTLSIDVQRAAIEDAAEIAAVHDTAWRYAYRGILDGVELERMIERRGPRWWAKAIARNIAMLVIKVEGRVVGYATMGPSRMRALPFRGEIYELYLHPDMHGVGLGRRLFEEARAALADMRLDGLVVRVLAANTIGVGFYEQLGGHEVIGSSEKIAGRLVPVAVYAWPPVGRG; from the coding sequence ATGAGCACCCTTTCGATCGACGTTCAACGCGCCGCTATAGAGGATGCCGCGGAAATAGCGGCTGTCCACGACACCGCTTGGCGTTATGCCTATCGGGGAATTCTCGACGGCGTCGAACTCGAGCGGATGATCGAACGTCGCGGGCCTCGCTGGTGGGCCAAAGCCATCGCCCGCAATATCGCCATGCTGGTCATCAAGGTGGAAGGTCGCGTGGTCGGCTACGCGACCATGGGCCCAAGCCGCATGCGTGCCCTGCCCTTCCGTGGCGAGATCTACGAACTTTATCTCCATCCGGACATGCACGGCGTCGGCCTCGGCAGAAGGCTGTTCGAAGAGGCGCGAGCCGCGCTCGCCGACATGCGCCTCGATGGCCTTGTGGTGCGCGTGCTCGCGGCCAATACCATTGGTGTCGGCTTCTATGAGCAGCTCGGCGGGCACGAAGTGATCGGTTCCAGCGAGAAGATCGCCGGCCGTCTCGTGCCGGTCGCCGTCTACGCCTGGCCACCGGTCGGACGCGGCTGA
- a CDS encoding L,D-transpeptidase family protein translates to MTSFCPTPPSQGLSIAGRLARLACALGVAALLAACQADEIGYGYGPKDQRPVSPKTIEQMQKLDMKLSSPVLMRIFKEENKFEVWKMNASGRYALLKSYDICRWSGNLGPKVKEGDRQAPEGFYPITPGLMNPKSDWYLAFNTGFPNAYDRANGRSGTALMVHGSCSSRGCYAMTDPQIQEIYALAREAFRGGQKAFQLQAFPFHLDGKNMAKHWNDPNMPFWKMLKPGYDTFEMTHLEPKVDVCGRQYVFNANPAQPLDTVAACPADLGQPKELVASLQTRAKADYAEAEVLFAKLEQDRKAEEDKRIQVALAAEKRKADEEKAKADAEAARIEAERNPNAIARLLGAQPNPDAGITVGPVIVPPTGAPVPIADPRGPQIHAVALAEPVEQERSGAISRLFSFVTGDEKKEAPPAPTIPMLAAAPSALPTPPATPIPAPTPALPAEAASTAPMPPLPGRATPAGGTQLGPQPATPQVACAAPGAVVPAGTPPCPSFTAAPAVDPVTTAKDKSILDRIGSWF, encoded by the coding sequence ATGACCTCGTTCTGCCCGACCCCGCCCTCCCAAGGCCTTTCGATCGCCGGCCGCCTCGCGCGCCTTGCCTGCGCCCTTGGTGTCGCAGCGCTTCTGGCGGCCTGCCAGGCCGATGAAATCGGTTATGGCTACGGCCCCAAAGACCAGCGGCCAGTTTCGCCCAAGACAATCGAGCAGATGCAGAAGCTCGACATGAAACTGTCCTCGCCGGTGCTGATGCGCATCTTCAAGGAAGAGAACAAGTTCGAGGTCTGGAAGATGAATGCGAGCGGCCGTTACGCGCTGCTCAAGAGTTATGATATCTGCCGCTGGTCCGGCAACCTCGGCCCGAAGGTCAAGGAAGGCGACAGGCAGGCGCCGGAAGGTTTCTATCCCATCACGCCAGGCCTGATGAACCCCAAGTCGGACTGGTACCTCGCCTTCAATACCGGCTTCCCCAACGCCTATGACCGGGCCAACGGCCGCTCCGGTACGGCGCTGATGGTGCATGGCTCCTGCTCGTCGCGCGGCTGCTACGCCATGACCGACCCGCAGATCCAGGAGATCTACGCGCTGGCTCGAGAAGCCTTCCGCGGCGGCCAGAAAGCCTTCCAGTTGCAGGCCTTCCCGTTCCACCTCGACGGCAAGAACATGGCCAAGCATTGGAACGACCCCAATATGCCCTTCTGGAAGATGCTGAAGCCGGGCTACGACACCTTCGAGATGACCCACCTTGAACCGAAGGTGGACGTTTGCGGCCGTCAGTATGTCTTCAACGCCAACCCGGCCCAACCGCTCGACACGGTCGCGGCCTGTCCCGCCGATCTTGGACAGCCGAAGGAACTGGTGGCCTCGCTTCAGACCAGGGCCAAAGCCGACTATGCCGAAGCCGAGGTGCTGTTCGCCAAGCTCGAGCAGGACCGAAAGGCCGAGGAAGACAAGCGCATCCAGGTGGCGCTTGCCGCCGAGAAGCGCAAGGCCGACGAGGAAAAGGCAAAGGCCGACGCCGAGGCGGCCCGTATCGAGGCTGAGCGTAACCCGAACGCTATCGCCCGCCTGTTGGGTGCCCAGCCCAACCCGGACGCGGGCATCACCGTGGGACCAGTGATCGTGCCGCCGACCGGCGCACCCGTTCCGATCGCCGACCCGCGTGGACCTCAGATCCATGCCGTCGCATTGGCTGAGCCCGTCGAGCAGGAGCGTAGCGGCGCAATCTCCCGCCTGTTCTCCTTCGTTACTGGCGACGAAAAGAAAGAAGCCCCCCCCGCGCCGACCATTCCGATGTTGGCGGCGGCACCCAGCGCACTGCCGACGCCGCCGGCCACTCCTATCCCCGCCCCGACCCCGGCCCTGCCGGCAGAGGCGGCATCCACAGCTCCTATGCCGCCACTACCCGGTCGGGCAACGCCGGCGGGCGGGACGCAACTTGGCCCCCAGCCGGCTACGCCTCAGGTCGCTTGCGCCGCGCCAGGCGCGGTGGTTCCGGCCGGAACGCCGCCCTGCCCATCCTTCACCGCCGCGCCAGCTGTCGATCCGGTAACGACCGCGAAGGACAAGAGCATCCTCGATCGCATCGGCAGCTGGTTCTGA